From one Trifolium pratense cultivar HEN17-A07 linkage group LG1, ARS_RC_1.1, whole genome shotgun sequence genomic stretch:
- the LOC123902921 gene encoding macro domain-containing protein VPA0103 — protein MMATIFSSSRFLLNTLKFTSRSNAVNLRRSFRPSGMNTSARVSSNGSGGAVRFPLSSSNALIIQKGDITKWSIDGSTDAIVNPANERMLGGGGADGAIHRAAGPDLVRACRNVPEVRPGVRCPTGEARITPGFLLPASHVIHTVGPIYDVDSNPAASLASAYRNSLRVAKENNIQYIAFPAISCGVYGYPYDEAATVAISTIKEFQNDFKEVHFVLFASDIYDIWLNKSDELLKG, from the exons ATGATGGCAACCATTTTCTCAAGTTCTCGTTTTCTGCTAAATACACTGAAATTCACTTCGCGTTCAAACGCCGTTAACCTAAGAAGAAGTTTCCGTCCATCAGGAATGAATACTTCAGCTAGGGTTTCCAGTAACGGTAGCGGCGGTGCTGTTCGTTTCCCGTTATCTTCATCGAATGCTTTGATCATTCAGAAAGGAGATATCACGAAATGGTCCATTGATGGTTCCACCGATGCAATC GTAAATCCTGCAAATGAGAGAATGCTTGGAGGTGGTGGTGCAGATGGAG CTATACATAGGGCAGCTGGTCCAGATCTTGTTAGAGCATGCCGGAATGTACCAGAAGTCAGGCCTGGAGTTCGCTGCCCAACGGGGGAAGCAAGGATCACACC AGGTTTCCTGCTGCCTGCTTCTCATGTTATTCATACTGTTGGCCCAATCTATGATGTTGATAGTAATCCTGCTGCATCTCTGGCAAGTGCTTACAG AAATAGTTTGAGGGTCGCAAAAGAGAACAACATTCAATACATAGCATTCCCAGCTATATCATGTGGTGTCTATGG ATACCCTTACGATGAAGCTGCTACTGTAGCAATTTCTACCATCAAAGAGTTCCAAAATGACTTTAAGGAG GTCCACTTTGTTCTCTTCGCGTCTGATATTTATGACATTTGGTTAAATAAGTCGGATGAATTGTTGAAAGGTTAG